Proteins found in one Paenibacillus sp. FSL R10-2782 genomic segment:
- a CDS encoding HXXEE domain-containing protein encodes MNLLRKYWQDAGAIIGVIVCIGLLMNRTIFSDITGILWLSFVAILFHQFEEYRWPGYFAGLFNNVMFKSETPDRYPLNTQSAMIINVVIAYVFYLLPILFPHVIWLGLAPVFMGFFQVVWHGIVVNIKAKTLYNPGLFTAVLVHVPVGIWYIHDIVKYNAPTLTDWIWGTIYFAFAVYIFIIKGNMWLKNSNSPYPFSKQQLGSYYRK; translated from the coding sequence ATGAATCTTCTGAGAAAATACTGGCAGGACGCAGGGGCTATCATCGGTGTGATCGTATGTATTGGTTTACTTATGAACAGAACCATTTTTTCCGATATAACAGGAATTTTATGGTTGAGCTTTGTAGCCATCCTTTTTCATCAATTTGAGGAGTATCGCTGGCCTGGATATTTTGCCGGTTTGTTTAACAACGTCATGTTTAAAAGTGAAACCCCGGATCGCTATCCTTTAAACACTCAATCAGCCATGATTATTAATGTTGTGATTGCCTATGTGTTTTATTTACTCCCGATATTATTTCCACACGTGATATGGCTTGGACTCGCACCTGTTTTTATGGGTTTCTTCCAGGTAGTCTGGCACGGCATTGTGGTGAATATAAAAGCAAAAACCTTATATAATCCTGGCTTGTTTACGGCAGTACTCGTGCATGTTCCGGTCGGAATCTGGTACATTCACGATATTGTGAAGTACAATGCACCGACCCTAACAGACTGGATTTGGGGGACGATCTACTTTGCTTTTGCTGTATATATCTTCATCATAAAAGGGAATATGTGGTTGAAAAACAGCAATTCTCCCTATCCTTTTTCTAAGCAACAGTTAGGATCGTATTATCGAAAATAG
- a CDS encoding acyl--CoA ligase — translation MTDQQQWLAPEYYNMTAEMEHHDAGKAAIKWLSDTGDYEEITYGELLKKANRLAGGLAGLGFNKGDRVLVIVPRRIIAYVIYLACLKLGLAVIPSSEMLRAKDIAYRLRHSEARGVIAWTGVTGEVNKVDGDLPSLDYRIAVSSDDTVAEPGWLALNELMAGQEDTFEAVKTHRDDMAILAYTSGTTGNPKGVVHSHGWGYAHLRITSPWLDIQASDTVWATAAPGWQKWIWSPFLSVLGNGATGFVYHGSFRPGRYLQLMQQYGIQVLCCTPTEYRIMAKADGLDQYDLSQLRSAVSAGEPLNQEVINKFQEQFNITIRDGYGQTESTLIIGNLKDAPLRTGSMGKSIAPGLVEIVDEDGVPLTPGQVGDIAVRADLPALFHTYYLDPERKEFSIHGDYFVTGDRARKDEDGYFWFEGRGDDIIISSGYTIGPFEVEEALMKHDSVQECAVVASPDEIRGHVVKAYVVLKAGIEESPELVKELQHHVKAWTAPYKYPRKIEFIQELPKTSSGKIRRVELRELEKQSVL, via the coding sequence TTGACAGATCAACAGCAATGGCTTGCGCCTGAATATTACAATATGACTGCGGAAATGGAGCACCATGACGCTGGCAAAGCAGCAATCAAGTGGTTAAGCGACACAGGAGACTACGAGGAGATTACCTACGGGGAGCTGCTCAAAAAGGCTAATCGACTGGCAGGAGGACTCGCAGGGCTGGGATTTAACAAAGGAGACCGGGTTCTGGTCATAGTACCGCGTCGCATTATTGCGTATGTGATTTACCTGGCATGCTTAAAGCTGGGACTTGCCGTCATTCCTTCTTCCGAAATGCTGCGGGCCAAGGATATTGCCTATCGGCTTCGCCATTCGGAAGCACGCGGGGTGATTGCCTGGACCGGAGTAACTGGTGAGGTGAACAAAGTAGACGGGGATTTGCCTTCCCTGGATTACCGTATCGCGGTTTCCAGCGACGACACGGTAGCTGAACCCGGCTGGCTTGCGCTGAATGAGCTGATGGCAGGACAGGAAGATACCTTTGAAGCTGTGAAAACGCACCGGGATGACATGGCAATTCTTGCCTATACCTCCGGTACCACGGGAAATCCTAAAGGTGTCGTACATAGCCACGGCTGGGGGTATGCCCATCTTCGGATTACATCCCCTTGGCTGGATATCCAAGCCTCCGATACGGTATGGGCTACAGCTGCGCCAGGATGGCAAAAATGGATTTGGAGTCCGTTTTTATCCGTACTGGGTAATGGAGCGACTGGATTCGTATATCATGGTTCGTTTCGTCCGGGTCGATATTTACAGCTCATGCAGCAGTACGGAATTCAAGTGTTGTGCTGTACCCCGACGGAATACCGGATTATGGCGAAAGCAGACGGTCTGGATCAATATGATCTGTCCCAATTGCGCAGTGCGGTTTCTGCTGGAGAGCCTCTTAATCAGGAGGTCATTAACAAGTTTCAGGAGCAGTTCAACATTACGATTCGTGACGGCTACGGTCAGACGGAAAGCACTTTGATTATTGGTAATTTGAAGGACGCGCCATTGCGCACAGGTTCAATGGGTAAATCTATTGCGCCGGGACTGGTTGAGATCGTAGACGAGGACGGTGTTCCGTTGACTCCAGGTCAGGTGGGAGATATTGCAGTACGTGCTGATCTGCCGGCATTATTCCATACGTATTATCTTGACCCAGAGCGCAAAGAATTCAGCATCCATGGAGACTATTTTGTTACAGGAGATCGGGCGCGCAAGGACGAGGATGGATATTTTTGGTTCGAAGGACGCGGTGACGATATCATTATCAGCTCCGGTTATACCATCGGCCCCTTTGAAGTGGAGGAAGCACTCATGAAGCATGACTCCGTACAGGAGTGTGCTGTCGTAGCCAGTCCTGACGAAATCCGTGGGCATGTCGTAAAAGCTTACGTTGTGCTCAAAGCCGGAATAGAAGAATCTCCAGAGTTGGTGAAGGAACTGCAACATCATGTGAAAGCATGGACAGCACCTTACAAGTATCCACGAAAAATAGAGTTTATTCAGGAGCTTCCCAAAACCAGCTCGGGTAAGATAAGAAGAGTAGAGCTACGTGAACTGGAGAAGCAGTCTGTACTGTAA
- a CDS encoding DUF4309 domain-containing protein: protein MIKHSHQPHEPKKLPYKLVTATALMAISFAAITGCGNSGETKSTAPITEGAVAPSTDSSAQKTDNNSKSADTSKQGSDEDQQSPSAADSKETGKTSEQGSSSAHQSPASSRAPSNVLTNNKHSFPATILSAAKQGTLPNLPKGLGLGTGSDLLFELWGKSESGSTGHLRSYTKHHTDIVLDGSDKVTEITSSDPSYTKLLINQVVKELGKPTETNDTSKDVPGTAEASYTIKKASALDQYLVFSYQTKTQKVNYVRLYFNSMTP, encoded by the coding sequence ATGATAAAACATTCACATCAACCACATGAACCAAAAAAGCTTCCCTATAAGCTAGTGACAGCTACCGCTTTGATGGCTATAAGTTTCGCTGCCATCACCGGATGCGGCAATAGCGGAGAAACAAAATCAACTGCTCCAATTACGGAAGGCGCGGTTGCACCATCTACCGATTCTTCAGCTCAGAAAACGGACAATAATAGTAAGAGTGCAGATACGAGCAAGCAAGGTTCGGATGAAGACCAGCAAAGTCCAAGTGCGGCAGATTCCAAAGAAACCGGAAAGACATCTGAGCAAGGCTCATCCTCGGCCCATCAGTCACCTGCTAGCAGTAGGGCGCCATCTAATGTGCTAACTAATAACAAACACAGTTTCCCAGCAACCATACTCAGCGCAGCCAAGCAGGGGACACTTCCGAATTTGCCCAAAGGTCTTGGTTTGGGAACGGGTAGCGATCTTTTGTTCGAGCTATGGGGAAAATCCGAGTCAGGCTCAACCGGCCATCTACGGAGCTACACCAAGCACCATACGGATATCGTACTGGATGGTAGTGATAAAGTTACAGAGATCACATCATCCGATCCATCGTATACAAAACTGCTCATCAACCAAGTCGTTAAGGAACTGGGTAAGCCGACCGAAACGAATGATACATCCAAAGACGTACCCGGTACAGCAGAAGCCAGTTATACGATCAAAAAAGCTTCCGCGCTGGATCAGTATCTAGTATTTTCTTATCAGACAAAAACACAAAAGGTCAACTATGTCAGATTGTATTTTAACTCCATGACTCCATAA
- a CDS encoding aminotransferase class III-fold pyridoxal phosphate-dependent enzyme, with protein sequence MEQFQTLIEIIQDRARRDENGITFISGDKQEEYVSYSKLLEQASQVLHVLQEKGIQPGDELIMQIDDNHTFVNVFWGCLLGGIVPVPVSIGNNDEHKMKLFKIWNTLSRPYMVADDKVLEQLEKYAHQHELLNSFEPVKKATFSSHTFDYSGLNKGVVHVSKPEDLAFIQFSSGSTGDPKGVMLTHENLVYNIRDVANQTGMSSKDAYLGWMPLTHDLGLIAFHLTCVIANAKQLIMPTALFIRRPSLWLKKVSEHKVTQICSPNFGYKFFLDQYKPETATNWDLSSIRMILNGAEPISVELCHVFMDAMSVHGLNKHAMYPVYGLAEASVGVSTPPLDQDTFIPFHLNRQQLHVGEPIEEVDKSDKRCLTFVDLGNPLASTSVRICDEHNRVLEDGMIGHTQIRGKNVTAGYYNNPEATAKVKTEDGWLITGDLGFMRNGRLVITGRAKDIIFVNGQNVYPHDIERTAEELDGVDLGKVAVCGVHDGQTRQDRIVAFVMHTKKIEQFVPLVQKLKSHLNYRGGWHIQDVVPIRRIPKTTSGKVQRFKLAQSYEQGEFDEILTSLAEATQIAQAAERTVLPQGEIEQKLIGICQDILNVKSIGTDDSYFDIGVTSLQLVQIVDQLEDQLGIHIEVTDFFSYPTIAKLASYISSQSLSSDATATTQPEAKEEANDRDIAIIGMSGKFPQADTLEQFWANVSSGADNIGPYSDERRKDAEAFMSRLNTEGRNMQIAEGGYLDEVDKFDYSFFKLTPREASLMDPNQRLFLQTAWSTIEDAGYGGKQLAGQKVGVYVGFSKTSFEYERLLSEVEPGALPNFAIGNLSSIISSRIAYLLDLKGPALTIDTACSSSLVAVHLACKSILNGDCDMALAGGVKTILLPLKAGIGMESSDDRARAFDDQSDGTGWGEGVGAVFLKPLRKAEQDGDNILAVIKGSAINQDGSTIGISAPNALAQAEVISEAWRDAQIDPETVSYIEAHGTGTKLGDPIEIDGITKAFRKRTQRKQFVAISTVKTNIGHLYEAAGIAGLIKSVLSMKHQQIAPLVHFRTPNQKIHFEESPVYANTKLREWKTDGFPRRSGLSSFGFSGTNCHVVLEEYIAKTESDKSSTGSSNGSSPLLLTLSARSESALRELVGRYAERFKRAEELVMQNVCYTANTGRSHLNHRIAVTAAGADALKAKVLQLHEQGRAVEGVYTGKADSTGGAETVTGSLDTLQSLEQLAAKYVQGAQINWSALYAGKHYKKVSLPTYPFERKRCWINVPEQVRKEQKAPVHENSTVRETGIMGNEYSVSASATDQHKSSILERLAKMISNVSQLSLEELEPQIHFLELGLDSINLSQVRHSIKDTFGLDVPMNEFFESLTTLELLTSYVAERVSISTSAETPVQSVGNRPETALNQADHAASPLTQLSHESGVPAGQTRAQSFPIATAPGVERILEQQLHLMSQQLDVLRHQPSASVIASEPFNTESGVLPSASRGSAEIIRTESKQEVAAALAPAPSVQAIPKQTGNEAKPFTPYKKLDVKARELLSLRQEQHLQELIERYTARTRSTKQYTQQYRSVYANNRNVAGFRPVLKEMVYQIVSQRADGSKIWDLDGNEYVDLTMGFGVNLFGHNPAFIREKMEEELKNGMCVGPMSNMAGQVAEKICKMTGVERIALYNSGTEAVMVALRLARAATGRAKVVIFAGSYHGTFDGVLALGSASDNKEHSTPLAPGILQHMVDDIVVLHYGADNSLDYIRTHAHELAAVVVEPVQSRRPDFQPQAFLQDIRQITEQSGTAFIFDEVITGFRIHPGGAQAWFGVQADLVTYGKIIGGGMPIGIVAGKAAFMNGIDGGTWSFGDDSYPQHEQQRTFVAGTFCHHPLAMAASLAVLDHLEHNGEQLQNRLNSRTSALAAEMNSYFTDEHVPMKVVNFGSLFRFVLKGDLELFFYHMLDKGIYIWEGRNCFLSTAHTEEDIARIVQAVKDSVNELRKGGFLPDPPPNGNGPGPGKQPVPVTIPAEAEAVGAPETVIALTPDQKQLWFASVSERSDSQ encoded by the coding sequence ATGGAGCAGTTTCAAACTTTAATTGAAATCATTCAAGACCGTGCACGCCGGGATGAGAACGGGATCACCTTTATTTCCGGTGATAAGCAAGAGGAATATGTGTCCTACAGTAAACTTCTGGAGCAAGCATCACAGGTGCTTCATGTATTACAGGAAAAAGGGATACAACCTGGCGATGAGCTGATCATGCAGATCGACGACAATCATACCTTTGTGAATGTATTTTGGGGCTGCCTGCTCGGTGGAATCGTTCCTGTTCCTGTAAGCATCGGGAATAATGATGAGCATAAAATGAAACTGTTTAAAATCTGGAATACGCTCTCCCGCCCTTATATGGTTGCAGATGACAAGGTTTTGGAGCAACTGGAAAAGTACGCGCATCAGCACGAACTGCTGAATTCCTTTGAGCCTGTTAAAAAAGCAACTTTTTCAAGCCATACATTCGACTATTCCGGTCTGAATAAAGGTGTAGTTCATGTATCCAAACCGGAGGATTTGGCTTTTATCCAATTTTCCTCAGGCTCTACAGGTGATCCTAAAGGGGTCATGCTGACACATGAAAATCTGGTTTACAATATTCGGGATGTCGCAAATCAAACGGGCATGAGCTCCAAGGATGCTTATTTGGGTTGGATGCCGCTTACGCATGACCTGGGATTGATCGCCTTTCATTTAACCTGTGTAATCGCTAATGCCAAGCAACTGATTATGCCGACGGCACTTTTTATCCGCCGCCCGTCTTTATGGCTAAAAAAAGTATCGGAGCATAAGGTGACTCAAATATGCTCTCCCAATTTCGGATATAAATTTTTTCTCGATCAGTACAAGCCTGAAACAGCAACTAACTGGGATTTATCAAGCATACGCATGATTTTAAATGGAGCTGAGCCGATATCTGTAGAGCTTTGCCATGTGTTTATGGATGCGATGAGTGTTCACGGCTTGAATAAACATGCGATGTATCCAGTCTATGGATTGGCAGAGGCGAGCGTAGGTGTTTCCACTCCCCCTCTGGACCAAGATACCTTTATTCCGTTTCATTTGAATCGGCAGCAGCTACACGTAGGTGAACCGATAGAAGAAGTAGACAAGTCTGACAAGCGGTGTCTTACTTTTGTGGATTTGGGGAATCCGTTGGCCAGTACCTCTGTCCGCATTTGCGATGAACATAATCGGGTGTTGGAAGATGGGATGATTGGACACACACAGATCCGCGGCAAAAATGTGACAGCTGGATACTACAACAATCCCGAGGCTACCGCGAAGGTTAAAACAGAGGATGGATGGCTCATCACCGGAGATTTAGGGTTTATGAGAAATGGCCGCCTGGTTATTACTGGTAGAGCCAAGGATATCATTTTCGTGAACGGACAGAACGTTTATCCGCATGACATCGAGAGAACTGCCGAGGAACTGGATGGCGTGGATCTAGGGAAAGTAGCGGTGTGTGGTGTTCATGATGGGCAAACCAGGCAGGATCGTATTGTTGCTTTTGTGATGCACACGAAAAAGATAGAGCAATTTGTGCCGCTTGTCCAAAAACTGAAAAGTCATCTGAATTACCGGGGCGGTTGGCATATTCAGGATGTAGTTCCGATCCGGCGTATCCCTAAAACAACCAGCGGGAAGGTTCAGCGCTTTAAATTAGCCCAAAGTTATGAGCAGGGCGAATTCGATGAAATACTGACATCACTGGCCGAGGCTACTCAAATCGCGCAAGCGGCTGAGCGTACAGTCTTGCCTCAAGGGGAAATAGAACAAAAGCTGATTGGAATCTGCCAGGATATTTTAAATGTAAAGTCGATTGGAACGGATGATAGCTACTTTGATATCGGAGTCACTTCCTTGCAGCTCGTTCAAATTGTGGACCAGTTGGAGGACCAATTAGGGATTCATATTGAGGTGACGGACTTCTTTTCCTATCCGACCATCGCCAAGCTGGCTTCGTATATCTCCAGTCAAAGCCTAAGCAGCGACGCGACTGCAACAACACAGCCCGAGGCCAAGGAGGAAGCGAATGACCGGGATATCGCCATCATCGGCATGTCCGGCAAGTTTCCTCAAGCGGATACACTAGAGCAGTTTTGGGCGAATGTGTCATCAGGGGCAGACAATATCGGTCCGTACAGCGATGAAAGAAGAAAAGATGCCGAAGCTTTCATGTCCCGTCTGAATACGGAAGGACGGAATATGCAAATCGCAGAAGGTGGCTATTTGGACGAAGTAGACAAGTTCGATTACTCCTTCTTTAAGCTGACACCACGGGAAGCTTCGCTAATGGACCCGAATCAACGGTTATTTCTACAAACCGCCTGGAGCACGATTGAGGATGCGGGGTATGGTGGCAAGCAGCTGGCAGGCCAAAAGGTTGGCGTGTATGTTGGCTTCTCCAAAACCAGCTTCGAATATGAGCGTTTGTTGTCCGAGGTGGAACCAGGCGCGCTGCCGAACTTTGCCATTGGTAATTTATCGTCCATTATTTCCAGCCGGATTGCGTATTTACTCGATCTAAAAGGCCCGGCCTTAACGATTGATACAGCATGCTCTTCCTCACTCGTGGCGGTGCATCTGGCCTGCAAGTCCATCCTCAATGGAGACTGCGATATGGCACTGGCAGGTGGAGTGAAGACGATTTTGCTGCCGTTGAAAGCGGGTATAGGCATGGAATCCTCCGATGATCGGGCACGAGCCTTCGATGACCAGTCGGACGGAACGGGCTGGGGCGAAGGCGTTGGAGCCGTTTTCCTGAAGCCGCTGCGCAAGGCAGAACAAGACGGTGACAACATTTTGGCCGTGATCAAGGGAAGTGCCATCAATCAGGACGGCAGCACGATTGGCATTTCCGCACCGAATGCGCTCGCTCAGGCGGAAGTGATTTCGGAGGCGTGGCGCGATGCACAGATTGATCCAGAAACGGTGAGCTATATCGAAGCGCATGGCACCGGAACTAAGCTGGGTGATCCGATCGAGATTGACGGCATTACCAAGGCTTTCCGCAAGCGTACACAGCGCAAGCAATTTGTGGCGATCAGCACAGTCAAAACGAATATCGGCCATTTATACGAAGCCGCCGGAATTGCGGGCTTGATCAAATCCGTACTGTCCATGAAGCATCAACAGATTGCGCCACTCGTTCATTTTCGCACGCCAAACCAGAAGATCCATTTCGAGGAATCTCCGGTATATGCCAATACGAAGCTGAGGGAATGGAAGACGGACGGCTTCCCGAGAAGAAGCGGGCTGAGTTCCTTTGGATTCAGTGGGACAAACTGCCATGTGGTGCTGGAGGAATATATAGCAAAGACGGAATCGGATAAATCCTCCACGGGCAGCAGCAATGGGTCATCACCGCTGCTGCTGACCCTGTCAGCGCGGAGTGAATCCGCTTTGCGCGAGTTGGTCGGGCGGTACGCAGAACGGTTCAAACGGGCGGAAGAACTCGTGATGCAGAATGTATGCTATACGGCTAACACGGGCAGAAGCCACCTGAATCACCGGATTGCGGTGACTGCCGCAGGAGCGGATGCGCTGAAAGCAAAGGTGCTTCAGTTGCACGAACAAGGCAGAGCTGTCGAAGGTGTATACACCGGGAAAGCGGATAGCACAGGTGGCGCAGAGACGGTCACTGGAAGCTTGGACACGCTGCAATCACTGGAGCAACTGGCTGCCAAGTATGTGCAGGGAGCGCAGATCAATTGGAGTGCCCTATATGCAGGTAAGCACTACAAAAAGGTTTCTCTGCCTACGTATCCATTCGAACGGAAAAGATGCTGGATTAACGTGCCCGAGCAGGTTCGAAAGGAGCAGAAGGCACCCGTTCATGAAAACTCAACAGTAAGGGAGACTGGAATTATGGGGAACGAGTACTCGGTGTCAGCATCGGCTACTGATCAGCACAAATCTTCTATCCTTGAAAGATTAGCGAAAATGATCAGTAACGTGTCCCAGCTCAGTCTGGAGGAGCTGGAGCCACAAATACATTTTCTGGAGCTTGGGCTGGATTCCATTAATTTGTCCCAGGTTCGCCACAGTATCAAGGATACCTTCGGACTAGACGTTCCAATGAACGAATTTTTCGAATCGTTGACCACACTGGAGCTGTTAACCAGCTACGTAGCCGAGCGGGTGAGCATTTCCACGTCTGCTGAAACCCCGGTTCAGTCTGTGGGAAATCGTCCGGAAACAGCTCTGAATCAGGCTGATCATGCAGCTTCTCCGTTAACCCAACTGTCTCATGAATCCGGCGTTCCGGCTGGGCAAACACGGGCTCAAAGCTTCCCAATCGCTACAGCTCCGGGTGTAGAGCGAATTTTGGAGCAACAGCTACATCTGATGTCACAGCAGCTTGATGTTCTCCGGCATCAGCCATCTGCATCCGTAATAGCTTCTGAGCCATTTAACACGGAATCCGGCGTTTTGCCATCAGCAAGTAGAGGAAGCGCGGAGATTATCCGTACCGAATCCAAGCAGGAAGTTGCGGCCGCATTAGCACCCGCTCCATCCGTACAGGCTATTCCCAAGCAGACAGGCAATGAAGCCAAGCCGTTTACACCTTATAAAAAGCTGGATGTCAAAGCACGTGAATTGCTTTCTCTCCGTCAGGAACAACATCTGCAAGAGCTGATTGAACGCTACACGGCCCGTACGCGTAGCACCAAACAGTACACCCAGCAGTACCGCTCCGTATACGCCAATAACCGTAATGTGGCTGGTTTTCGGCCAGTTTTGAAGGAAATGGTGTACCAAATCGTTTCTCAGCGTGCAGACGGGTCTAAAATTTGGGATCTGGACGGCAATGAATATGTCGATTTGACGATGGGCTTTGGCGTAAATCTGTTCGGACACAATCCGGCCTTTATTCGTGAAAAAATGGAGGAAGAGCTGAAGAACGGCATGTGTGTCGGCCCGATGTCCAACATGGCTGGACAAGTCGCCGAGAAAATTTGCAAGATGACCGGCGTGGAACGGATTGCACTGTACAATTCCGGCACGGAGGCCGTCATGGTCGCGCTCCGTTTGGCACGTGCTGCTACGGGACGGGCTAAAGTTGTCATTTTTGCCGGCTCGTATCACGGTACATTTGACGGGGTGCTGGCGCTGGGGAGCGCGAGTGACAACAAAGAGCATTCGACACCTCTCGCTCCAGGTATTTTGCAGCATATGGTGGACGATATCGTCGTGCTTCATTATGGAGCGGACAATTCCCTGGATTACATCCGCACCCATGCGCATGAGCTGGCCGCGGTTGTCGTGGAGCCGGTGCAAAGCCGTCGACCAGATTTTCAGCCTCAAGCCTTTTTGCAGGACATTCGCCAGATTACGGAACAGTCGGGTACTGCCTTCATTTTTGATGAAGTCATAACAGGCTTCAGGATTCACCCGGGAGGGGCACAAGCGTGGTTTGGGGTGCAAGCTGACCTTGTGACCTACGGTAAAATCATTGGCGGCGGTATGCCCATCGGTATCGTAGCCGGGAAAGCCGCCTTTATGAACGGGATCGACGGAGGTACGTGGAGCTTCGGAGACGATTCCTATCCACAACATGAGCAGCAGCGGACCTTTGTCGCAGGAACCTTCTGCCATCATCCGCTGGCAATGGCTGCATCCTTAGCGGTGCTGGATCATTTGGAGCACAATGGCGAGCAGCTGCAAAATCGCTTGAACAGCCGCACCTCGGCGTTAGCAGCCGAGATGAACAGCTATTTCACGGACGAACACGTACCTATGAAAGTTGTTAACTTTGGCTCCCTGTTCCGCTTCGTGCTCAAAGGCGATCTGGAATTATTCTTTTATCACATGCTGGACAAAGGCATCTATATTTGGGAGGGACGAAACTGCTTCTTGTCCACGGCTCATACCGAGGAAGATATTGCGCGAATCGTGCAAGCGGTCAAGGATAGCGTGAACGAGCTGCGTAAAGGAGGATTTTTACCAGACCCGCCACCGAATGGAAACGGCCCTGGGCCGGGTAAGCAACCTGTACCTGTAACCATACCTGCAGAGGCTGAAGCAGTGGGCGCTCCAGAAACCGTTATTGCGCTGACTCCAGATCAAAAACAGCTCTGGTTTGCCTCTGTCTCGGAACGAAGTGACTCTCAATGA
- a CDS encoding TetR/AcrR family transcriptional regulator, producing MNHVDKKQQTKEKILHAALEFIKKEGFEAVTIRKIADLSTTNISLVNYYFGSKENLLSEAIEVILSGFQHTFSILDNTSISPQDRLKQFLFDYLQVIRQYPELLSRIIVMGSTPFTSQQEYGRFLNMMGFPKVQSTIKELTGEQRPERLLAMMLQIFGAIFLPALMSPILESGAGVEMPSIEEQLNLLFDRYFDK from the coding sequence ATGAATCACGTAGACAAGAAACAGCAAACCAAAGAAAAAATATTACACGCTGCGCTTGAATTCATTAAAAAGGAAGGCTTCGAGGCGGTTACAATCCGAAAAATTGCCGATCTGTCGACCACCAATATTTCTTTGGTTAATTATTATTTTGGCTCTAAGGAAAATCTGCTCAGTGAAGCCATTGAGGTCATATTAAGTGGCTTTCAGCACACCTTTTCTATTTTGGACAATACATCGATTTCGCCCCAAGATCGGCTGAAACAATTTTTGTTTGATTACTTGCAGGTCATTCGCCAATACCCGGAACTTCTCTCCCGAATCATTGTCATGGGCAGCACGCCCTTTACCTCCCAACAGGAATACGGAAGGTTTTTAAACATGATGGGATTCCCCAAAGTGCAAAGTACGATCAAGGAGCTGACAGGTGAGCAACGGCCAGAGCGATTGTTAGCGATGATGCTGCAAATATTTGGGGCTATTTTTCTTCCCGCATTGATGAGCCCGATTCTTGAATCCGGAGCGGGTGTGGAAATGCCTTCAATCGAGGAGCAATTAAACCTGTTGTTTGATAGATATTTTGATAAATAA
- a CDS encoding aminopeptidase, protein MSSFEALQEQYAELVVKVGVNIQPGQVFLVTAPLETVEFTRLIVNKAYEAGAKYVQVEFEDDQITRSRFEHGDEASFDYYPAWKAEMMEKFAEEGGATLMIKVPNPDLYQGIDPQHVSRATKAAATAREGYAHYTRNAKISWCLIKAPTKAWADKVFADVAEKDRIRVMWDTIFQMNRVDGSDPIQNWQGHLNNLEQLQNKLNHKNYKSLHYRAPGTDLRIELAERHIWRGGGGENAQGIYTVANMPTEEVFTMPKRTGVNGYVTSTMPLNLNGQLVDRITFTFKDGKVTKYTAESGEQHLTNLLATDEGASYLGEVALVPHDSPISNLNRIFYNTGIDENASCHLALGSAYPFNLEKGTQMNREELLRNGANVSLTHVDFMIGSAELDIDGELQDGSTEAVFRHGNWAI, encoded by the coding sequence ATGAGTTCATTTGAAGCATTGCAGGAGCAATATGCAGAGCTTGTTGTAAAAGTAGGTGTCAACATCCAGCCCGGACAGGTGTTTTTGGTCACCGCACCACTGGAAACTGTCGAATTTACGCGGCTGATCGTTAACAAAGCCTATGAAGCAGGAGCCAAATATGTGCAGGTGGAGTTCGAGGACGATCAGATTACGCGCAGCCGTTTTGAGCATGGTGACGAAGCCAGCTTTGATTACTATCCAGCTTGGAAGGCAGAAATGATGGAGAAATTCGCCGAAGAGGGTGGAGCCACGCTAATGATTAAGGTGCCGAATCCGGATTTATATCAAGGTATTGATCCGCAACATGTTTCTCGTGCGACAAAGGCGGCGGCTACGGCGAGAGAAGGCTATGCTCACTATACGCGGAATGCTAAGATTAGCTGGTGTTTGATTAAAGCACCGACGAAGGCTTGGGCCGATAAAGTATTTGCCGATGTAGCAGAGAAGGACCGCATTCGAGTCATGTGGGATACAATTTTCCAAATGAATCGTGTAGACGGCTCTGATCCTATTCAGAATTGGCAGGGCCATCTAAATAATCTTGAACAGCTACAAAATAAGCTGAATCATAAAAACTATAAAAGTCTACACTATCGCGCACCCGGAACAGATTTGAGAATCGAACTGGCCGAAAGACACATTTGGCGCGGCGGCGGCGGTGAAAACGCCCAAGGAATTTATACCGTGGCAAATATGCCGACAGAAGAAGTTTTCACAATGCCTAAACGTACAGGTGTAAATGGTTATGTTACCAGCACGATGCCGTTAAATTTGAACGGACAGCTGGTGGATCGCATTACATTTACCTTTAAGGATGGCAAAGTCACCAAATATACAGCGGAATCCGGTGAGCAGCATTTGACGAATTTGTTGGCTACGGATGAAGGGGCCAGCTATTTGGGTGAAGTTGCGCTGGTGCCGCACGATTCACCGATTTCCAATCTCAATCGCATCTTTTACAACACAGGGATTGATGAAAATGCCTCCTGTCACTTGGCACTGGGGAGTGCATACCCTTTTAACCTCGAAAAAGGAACACAAATGAACCGAGAGGAGCTGCTTCGGAACGGTGCCAATGTCAGCCTGACCCATGTTGACTTTATGATCGGCTCCGCTGAACTGGATATTGACGGCGAGCTGCAAGACGGAAGTACAGAGGCCGTGTTCCGTCATGGGAACTGGGCGATTTAA